A DNA window from Aspergillus nidulans FGSC A4 chromosome I contains the following coding sequences:
- a CDS encoding uncharacterized protein (transcript_id=CADANIAT00007660) has protein sequence MHSRCYYHGFDVENSVDGSSGLSIKERINHQI, from the exons ATGCATAGCCGCTGCTACTATCACGGTTTTG ATGTTGAAAATTCAG TAGATGGTAGTAGTGGGTTAAGCATCAAAGAGCGAATCAACCACCAAATCTGA
- a CDS encoding DNA-directed DNA polymerase alpha subunit POL12 (transcript_id=CADANIAT00007654), with protein sequence MGSILSDDPGAAADATKDELTELFAPSAPSGLPADILMELQSIMRVHSITAQELFYRWESYCLRMGSEETKLDLETVRLFKRDVQENLERQARGRQQVEKRGGAAATPKARDMPVGGGTVAADVFGMLDGLTPARTPGAGSAKRKAEFSSPSKTNSPLASKTNVANGNGEGLQYVLRVFASSTSCACIMSDLYRSVPFSERQNPGQTIETINEHLSMPETPMAPPSEPRIRPAANTDLKKFGYKPMAMRLSEASEILDDRIDEFMTIFEKMYEKEDVTFGSAAVQSTNEIVAVGRIASDSPEGKLNPASLVLETSRRSGAGRRVPLNVDSIPSVNFFPGQIVALLGINASGNYFSVKEVLPPPLLPPAVSSVPTIESTNERLSEGGSSPLNVMIACGPYTADDNLDFEPLKEICHKAAEGYADGLILLGPFLDLEHPLLASGDFELPESIDPDTATLTTVFKHYISTPLQQLAAAVPSITIALVPSVRDAVSKHVSWPQEQLPKKELGLPKQARMVSNPVTFSLNETVIGMCSHDVLYELRREEALHGKPKEGNLLTRLVKYLIEQRHFLPIFPPSSRDALPRPGFEGGLATGAALDVSYSKLGEWWNVRPDILIVPSMLPPFVKVVDSILTINPGTLSKRRAAGTFAQMAIHPRVVSEEEREQKNISHKLYERTRVDIIRI encoded by the exons ATGGGCTCTATACTCTCCGATGACCCAGGCGCCGCTGCTGACGCAACGAAAGATGAATTGACCGAACTCTTTGCGCCCTCTGCTCCGTCCGGGCTCCCCGCCGACATCTTAATGGAGCTGCAATCTATTATGCGCGTGCATAGCATCACGGCGCAAGAACTGTTTTACCGTTGGGAGTCGTACTGTTTGCGCATGGGCTCTGAGGAAACGAAACTTGATCTCGAGACTGTGAGACTGTTCAAGCGTGATGTGCAGGAGAATCTGGAACGACAGGCGAGGGGACGACAGCAGGTTGAGAAACGCGGTGGAGCTGCGGCGACGCCAAAGGCTAGGGATATGCCTGTTGGAGGGGGAACAGTAGCGGCAGATGTCTTTGGGAT GTTGGATGGATTGACGCCTGCGCGAACACCTGGTGCTGGATCAGCAAAGAGGAAAGCGGAGTTCTCGTCTCCCTCA AAGACGAATTCTCCTCTTGCTTCGAAGACGAATGTTGCGAATGGTAATGGAGAGGGGTTACAGTATGTTTTGCGCGTTTTCGCTTCGAGTACTAGTTGTGCATGTATAATGTCTGACTTGTATAGGTCTGTTCCTTTCTCAGAACGTCAGAACCCCGGTCAGACGATTGAAACTATCAACGAGCACCTGTCGATGCCGGAAACGCCTATGGCGCCGCCGTCGGAGCCTCGCATTCGCCCGGCTGCGAACACAGATCTCAAAAAGTTCGGATATAAACCCATGGCTATGCGCCTTTCAGAAGCATCTGAGATTCTGGATGACCGAATTGATGAGTTCATGACTATATTCGAGAAGATgtatgagaaggaggatgtcACATTTGGAAGTGCCGCTGTTCAGAGCACAAACGAGATTGTTGCCGTTGGCCGTATTGCCTCTGATAGCCCGGAAGGGAAGCTCAATCCTGCGTCTCTTGTGCTCGAGACGTCGAGACGTAGCGGAGCTGGGCGAAGGGTTCCTCTGAATGTCGACTCTATTCCATCAGTGAACTTCTTTCCTGGCCAGATTGTCGCACTGTTGGGAATCAATGCATCAGGAAATTATTTTTCGGTCAAGGAGGTCCTTCCACCACCGCTGTTGCCGCCAGCCGTATCGTCTGTACCTACGATTGAGAGCACTAATGAGCGATTATCGGAAGGAGGGTCTTCACCCTTGAATGTAATGATCGCTTGCGGGCCCTACACCGCCGACGACAATCTGGACTTTGAGCCGTTGAAGGAAATATGCCACAAAGCTGCAGAGGGCTACGCAGATGGGCTCATACTGTTAGGGCCGTTCCTGGATCTTGAACATCCATTGCTGGCATCGGGTGATTTCGAGCTCCCAGAAAGTATCGACCCGGACACGGCTACACTAACCACCGTTTTCAAACACTATATTTCCACACCGTTACAACAactcgccgccgccgtcccAAGCATCACAATTGCGCTCGTCCCGTCTGTTCGGGATGCCGTGAGCAAACACGTCTCATggccacaagagcagctacCTAAGAAGGAACTCGGACTGCCCAAACAAGCTCGCATGGTGTCCAACCCAGTGACCTTCTCCTTGAATGAAACAGTTATCGGAATGTGCTCGCATGATGTACTATATGAGttgcggagggaggaggCTCTGCACGGGAAACCGAAAGAGGGTAACCTTCTGACTCGTCTGGTGAAGTACCTGATCGAACAGCGCCACTTCCTCCCCATCTTCCCACCTTCATCAAGAGATGCGCTTCCAAGGCCAGGATTTGAAGGCGGGCTAGCGACGGGTGCCGCGCTGGACGTAAGCTACTCCAAGCTCGGTGAATGGTGGAACGTACGGCCAGATATATTGATAGTCCCTAGCATGCTGCCGCCGTTTGTCAAG GTGGTTGACAGTATCCTCACAATTAACCCTGGCACGCTCTCCAAGCGACGAGCAGCGGGAACCTTTGCGCAGATGGCCATCCATCCGCGCGTCGtgagcgaggaagaacggGAACAAAAGAACATAAGCCACAAGCTATACGAACGGACACGGGTAGATATAATCCGGATATGA
- a CDS encoding uncharacterized protein (transcript_id=CADANIAT00007655): MDIPSIDPSYLKLFQAVESRFAQATSIPADKWAILATTTLAAGPDPERADQLYLYLTSQPAYSTSDARKQLVRRLREALLKSVIIVGVCKPIEAILAISKVEKEEDKDYSSATREGWACDEANHERGVTWFNKLYARNGNATLDLFAAHKDFSWLSTEITYGLFLSDRQVLDDVDTQMVVLPGIMSQNLPNETHWHIRGTRRLGVPIEDVKIVTECVKIVADFYGNKLDKVPSVDDVEKDV, encoded by the coding sequence ATGGACATCCCCTCGATTGACCCCAGCTATTTAAAGCTCTTCCAAGCCGTTGAATCCCGCTTTGCACAGGCAACCTCCATCCCTGCCGACAAATGGGCCATCCTAGCGACTACCACCCTCGCCGCAGGCCCAGACCCTGAACGCGCTGACCAACTATATCTCTATTTGACTTCGCAACCCGCCTACAGTACCTCCGACGCCAGAAAGCAGCTCGTGCGGCGTCTGCGGGAAGCCCTCCTGAAGTCAGTCATTATTGTCGGCGTCTGCAAGCCCATCGAAGCAATCCTCGCCATATCAAAGGTcgaaaaggaagaagacaaggacTACTCTTCGGCAACGCGCGAGGGCTGGGCTTGTGACGAAGCAAACCATGAGCGTGGTGTTACTTGGTTCAATAAGCTGTACGCGAGGAACGGCAATGCTACACTGGATCTGTTTGCTGCGCACAAAGACTTCTCTTGGTTAAGTACGGAGATTACTTATGGGCTTTTCCTGAGCGATCGCCAGGTCTTAGACGATGTGGATACGCAGATGGTGGTGCTTCCAGGAATTATGAGCCAGAATCTGCCCAATGAGACGCATTGGCATATTCGGGGCACCAGGAGGCTCGGGGTCCCCATTGAGGATGTGAAGATTGTAACGGAGTGTGTGAAGATTGTTGCAGACTTCTATGGAAACAAGCTGGATAAGGTACCTAGTGTTGATGACGTGGAAAAGGATGTATAG
- a CDS encoding alpha-mannosyltransferase (transcript_id=CADANIAT00007657) translates to MPKLRRSRLRTVLSIVAALFLVIGVFKINWTPAPASVVVPNTAFEVPLTERQNVFWKGFKPILEANSPNCPPPAHEQNADSIHFNATTTEVRPDLTFMDESSVSAMQDAHARFLHDIEETKRLKPVHAPGTRGIVSTAGGQYFPVFLATLRMLRRTGSKLPVEVYMKDADEYEENICEDVLPKLNARCLILSDVVGKDPIEHFQLKVFAVLLSSFEEVVWMDSDCFPLHEPDLLFDSDMFKSMGMITWPDFWQSSVSPVYYRISNQPEIPMNARQTTEAGVFLISKKSHLRTLLLSAYYNYYGPSHYFRLLSQGGPGEGDKETFLQAASAVQEPFYAVSERVQAVGHPAPNGLSGSAMAQSDPIEDQALVSQGLLRVLDPSVAQAPRVFFIHANYPKFNPGGNVWGTEFETAPTVRPDGSDGRAWIVPEDVIQRFGYDAEKAYWEELKFISCAPDIEFQTWTSKGKICHKVGQYWDNVFAEPHDDDFQWG, encoded by the coding sequence ATGCCCAAGCTCCGCCGCAGCAGGCTGAGGACGGTCCTCTCCATAGTCGCAGCTCTGTTCCTGGTTATTGGTGTCTTCAAGATCAATTGGACTCCAGCGCCCGCCTCCGTGGTAGTCCCGAATACTGCATTTGAAGTACCTCTCACTGAACGTCAAAATGTATTCTGGAAGGGCTTTAAGCCGATCCTAGAAGCCAACTCTCCGAACTGTCCTCCACCTGCTCATGAGCAAAACGCCGACTCTATTCACTTCAATGCTACCACGACTGAAGTCCGGCCCGATCTAACGTTCATGGACGAAAGCAGCGTGTCAGCGATGCAAGATGCACATGCGCGGTTCTTACACGATATCGAGGAAACTAAACGTCTGAAACCGGTCCATGCTCCTGGTACCCGAGGCATAGTGTCGACTGCTGGAGGCCAGTATTTTCCGGTGTTTCTTGCTACTTTGCGGATGCTACGACGTACCGGCTCGAAGCTACCGGTGGAGGTGTATATGAAGGATGCAGACGAGTACGAAGAGAATATTTGCGAGGATGTGCTTCCGAAGTTGAACGCGCGGTGTCTGATTCTTTCAGATGTGGTCGGAAAAGATCCCATAGAGCATTTTCAGCTCAAGGTTTTTGCGGTACTTCTTTCGTCTTTCGAGGAAGTCGTCTGGATGGATTCCGACTGCTTCCCTCTCCATGAACCCGACCTGTTATTTGATTCAGACATGTTTAAGTCAATGGGCATGATCACTTGGCCCGACTTCTGGCAGTCCTCAGTTTCACCTGTCTACTATCGCATCTCAAACCAGCCGGAAATTCCCATGAATGCACGCCAGACCACCGAGGCTGGTGTTTTCCTTATCTCGAAAAAGTCCCACTTGCGGACGCTATTGCTGTCAGCTTATTACAATTACTACGGGCCGTCTCATTATTTCCGCTTGTTGTCCCAAGGTGGACCGGGCGAAGGCGACAAGGAAACTTTCCTTCAAGCTGCATCTGCAGTTCAGGAGCCATTCTATGCTGTGAGCGAGAGGGTACAGGCGGTTGGCCATCCGGCGCCGAACGGCCTATCCGGCTCCGCTATGGCCCAGTCAGACCCAATTGAAGACCAAGCTCTGGTTAGTCAGGGGCTCCTTCGGGTGCTCGATCCTAGTGTGGCTCAGGCCCCACGGGTTTTTTTCATCCATGCCAATTACCCCAAGTTTAATCCAGGAGGAAACGTCTGGGGAACAGAATTCGAGACTGCACCGACAGTCCGGCCTGATGGGTCCGACGGACGGGCATGGATTGTCCCGGAGGATGTCATCCAACGATTTGGTTATGATGCCGAGAAGGCATACTGGGAAGAACTCAAATTCATCAGCTGCGCTCCAGACATTGAGTTCCAGACCTGGACCTCCAAAGGCAAAATATGCCACAAGGTCGGACAATACTGGGACAATGTCTTTGCAGAGCCGCATGACGATGATTTTCAATGGGGTTGA
- a CDS encoding protein phbB (transcript_id=CADANIAT00007661) — MAPDIEADTNNVAKARKWHWTQSVSNRWADLLCLVLCFITGLCDSAAYNAWSCFLAMQTGNTIFLGLGASNQPSNKPWGWLKSLVSIVAFFIGAALFSSYGRHVGSKKRITLFSSFLFQAILVFIAVALLEADLIPHTPEESEGLTGGRLFLELIPIALLAFQSAGSMTAARGLGFNEIPTVVLTSVYFDVASDPKLVRDVRGNVKRNRRIGAVVFLLLGAIVGGWLSKSKGGMESALWRWRHLSLATIYQWPDPF, encoded by the exons ATGGCACCGGACATAGAGGCCGATACCAACAATGTCGCCAAGGCCCGCAAATGGCACTGGACCCAATCGGTCTCGAACCGCTGGGCGGACCTTCTGTGTCTCGTGCTCTGCTTTATCACGGGTTTATGTGACAGCGCAGCGTACAATGCCTGGTCTTGCTTTTTGGCGATGCAAACTG GGAATACAatcttcctcggcctcggcgCCTCAAACCAACCCTCCAACAAACCCTGGGGCTGGCTGAAATCGCTCGTCTCTATAGTAGCGTTCTTCATCGGTgcagctctcttctccagctACGGACGACACGTCGGCTCTAAGAAGAGGATTACtctgttctcttctttcctcttccaagCTATCCTCGTGTTCATCGCTGTCGCGCTCCTAGAAGCAGACTTGATCCCGCACACACCTGAGGAATCTGAAGGACTCACAGGCGGTCGTCTGTTCCTCGAACTCATCCCCATTGCGCTCCTTGCATTCCAGTCTGCGGGGTCTATGACTGCTGCAAGGGGCCTGGGCTTCAATGAAATCCCGACGGTGGTGCTGACGAGTGTTTACTTTGATGTTGCGAGTGATCCGAAGCTTGTCAGGGATGTTAGGGGAAATGTGAAGCGAAATAGACGCATTGGGGCGGTAGTGTTTTTGTTGCTGGGTGCTATTGTGGGAGGTTGGTTGAGTAAGAGTAAGGGGGGGATGGAGAGTGCATTGTGG AGGTGGCGACACCTGTCACTCGCCACAATCTACCAATGGCCAGATCCCTTCTGA
- a CDS encoding uncharacterized protein (transcript_id=CADANIAT00007662) gives MEVHLHANIISTMSSKTNFMSAGNQTQQSGNRSQTGASSKSQKDPTSGWSVEEMLETGLDQNGNIVSDDYSWIDGRRLNKGQHGGQEADDVAASLDEHFA, from the coding sequence ATGGAAGTACACCTGCATGCTAATATCATCAGCACGATGTCGTCAAAAACCAACTTCATGAGCGCCGGAAACCAGACCCAACAGTCCGGAAACCGTTCGCAAACGGGCGCTAGCTCGAAGTCACAAAAAGATCCGACCTCTGGCTGGAGTGTCGAGGAAATGCTTGAGACTGGACTCGATCAGAACGGCAACATTGTCTCGGACGATTATTCCTGGATTGACGGCCGTCGACTAAATAAGGGCCAACACGGCGGCCAAGAGGCCGATGATGTTGCCGCTTCGCTTGATGAGCATTTCGCTTAA
- a CDS encoding fungal specific transcription factor domain-containing protein (transcript_id=CADANIAT00007658), translating into MALRATVDARIAPSAWKMGSSVRESPQSQAIWSQPSPTINLSNSSIHTLTDSPTDTESVTASGSWRGSWSPCRLPSSAWSCPSTEDSETDEATAELQRRHSYGYSFAGNHSPSLSQLLLARSVGRTPRLRYLISYYAEVIAPVIVAFDSPTNPFRTSILRMAQDSISLQEAIATLSTSNLRQRRDRGIFSTCRTESARMSSLAHQALTDRSVLESFDPSIPEGFALEETYHRGVAVKELNKELADPQRRLSDSVLATLLILCLFHVCDTGVGQFKTQFAGVTKLLAIRLRASPYVSDELKWFIRMFTWYDTMTATTNDRESQLHSSEWGLENLAGCDARLFKIISHLGRLNLLSQSQEHTGPSPHVFVPTSIPPPSMTYHTPDLLFSGLPTQIDPYLFPLPTPPRHGDQTKQPSSPSFWAEWYSIKQQLEAWRFPQERLNQGPAESARSMHAYISPPSSPVYESGVAPQNIEDVFHISESFRHSALLYSERLAYPDLPSSHPRIQQIVQRSMAHILAVKSDVYLLWPLFITGSECVFEEHRIIIEERCKDISKDSGFYNNLSCLELLQKIWAENSSVDVDETGYGGLQACQFDWSASDGVMPSNSLYKGQGFRWQQAMQAKRAEGEYMVV; encoded by the exons ATGGCTCTTCGTGCGACCGTCGACGCCCGTATTGCTCCCAGTGCCTGGAAAATGGGGTCGAGTGTGCGGG AATCGCCACAGTCCCAAGCCATATGGAGTCAGCCGAGTCCAACAATTAATCTATCCAACTCATCGATACACACCCTCACCGACTCACCAACCGACACGGAATCGGTCACTGCATCAGGGAGCTGGAGAGGATCATGGTCACCATGCCGGCTACCGTCATCAGCGTGGTCATGCCCGTCTACCGAAGACTCTGAAACTGACGAAGCGACTGCAGAGTTGCAGCGCCGTCACTCTTATGGCTACAGTTTCGCGGGGAATCACTCACCATCGTTGTCGCAATTGCTCCTTGCCCGATCTGTTGGACGGACTCCGCGCCTTCGATACCTAATCAGCTATTACGCCGAGGTCATCGCCCCGGTCATTGTGGCCTTCGATAGCCCGACGAACCCATTCCGTACTTCGATCTTGCGCATGGCCCAGGATAGTATATCTCTTCAGGAAGCTATCGCGACGTTATCTACCAGTAATTTGCGGCAGAGACGTGACCGGGGAATCTTTTCGACTTGCCGAACGGAGTCAGCGCGCATGTCTTCATTAGCACACCAAGCTTTAACGGATAGGTCGGTTCTAGAATCCTTCGACCCCTCAATACCAGAGGGATTTGCTCTTGAAGAAACGTATCATCGAGGCGTGGCTGTCAAGGAACTGAATAAAGAATTGGCGGATCCGCAGCGAAGATTGTCGGATTCGGTACTTGCCACCTTGTTGATCTTGTGCTTGTTCCATGTCTGTGACACTGGAGTCGGACAGTTCAAGACCCAGTTTGCAGGAGTTACCAAATTGCTTGCAATTCGACTGCGGGCTTCTCCTTATGTATCGGATGAGCTCAAGTGGTTCATCCGAATGTTTACGTGGTATGACACCATGACGGCCACAACTAACGATcgcgaatcccagctgcatAGCAG TGAATGGGGCCTTGAAAATCTTGCTGGATGCGACGCCCGGctcttcaagatcatctCACACCTCGGACGGCTGAACCTCctgagccagagccaggaaCACACAGGACCTTCGCCGCATGTGTTTGTGCCAACCTCTATTCCTCCACCTTCCATGACCTACCATACGCCAGACCTGCTATTCTCTGGCCTTCCAACGCAAATTGACCCCTATCTCTTCCCTCTACCTACTCCACCGCGGCACGGCGACCAAACCAAGCAgccctcatctccatcgTTCTGGGCAGAGTGGTATTCCATCAAACAGCAACTGGAAGCGTGGCGATTTCCGCAAGAGCGGCTTAACCAGGGGCCTGCGGAATCCGCTCGGTCGATGCACGCATACATATCaccaccatcctcgccagtATACGAATCCGGAGTCGCTCCGCAGAACATCGAGGACGTCTTCCATATCTCCGAATCGTTCCGACACTCGGCGCTCCTTTACAGCGAGCGACTCGCTTATCCTGACCTACCATCTTCCCATCCGCGCATCCAGCAGATCGTGCAGCGCTCAATGGCACACATCTTAGCAGTCAAGTCGGATGTATACCTCCTCTGGCCACTGTTCATCACCGGTTCCGAATGTGTATTTGAAGAGCACCGCATAATTATCGAAGAACGTtgcaaggatatctccaaGGACTCCGGGTTTTACAACAATCTCTCCTGCCTCGAGCTTTTGCAGAAAATCTGGGCAGAGAATTCGTCCGTTGACGTAGATGAAACCGGCTATGGAGGCTTGCAGGCCTGCCAGTTCGATTGGTCGGCATCGGATGGTGTTATGCCTTCGAATTCTCTTTACAAGGGTCAGGGATTCCGATGGCAGCAGGCTATGCAGGCTAAACGCGCCGAAGGAGAATATATGGTAGTGTGA
- a CDS encoding uncharacterized protein (transcript_id=CADANIAT00007659), whose protein sequence is MYHYSPPPTGWSSFDYMNSPPTSPHYAYYATQFTNPFGSPRGPTKRHGRKASYAAPPSKDAGAWHSGYGHGFYGPVPEYGIPSKHPENVPVFDEADAAKRSRARRQSTSTRNVPKPKPATASKPPPKATEEDAIRAKIPPGYSLKNWDPTEAPIILLGSVFDANSLGKWIYDWTVFHHGASTPMADVAGELWLLLIKLAGKIKRAAECVDRIKDAESQETVEDFLESGKRLWKRFKKLLQTCEQFMWKAAKREDGKSVSMGRNAGCEFVESIFGRDRELENTEKLMNSIRVWNMRFDANCDDILRKRTA, encoded by the exons ATGTACCACTACTCTCCGCCACCCACCGGGTGGTCCTCGTTCGACTACATGAACTCACCCCCGACGTCTCCTCACTACGCCTACTATGCGACGCAGTTCACCAACCCCTTTGGCTCCCCCCGCGGCCCCACGAAGCGCCACGGCCGCAAAGCGAGCTACGCGGCGCCTCCCAGCAAGGACGCCGGAGCATGGCACTCTGGATACGGCCACGGTTTCTACGGCCCTGTGCCCGAATATGGCATCCCGTCCAAACACCCGGAAAAT GTTCCTGTTTttgatgaggctgatgcCGCCAAACGATCGCGCGCTCGTCGCCAGTCCACTTCCACCCGGAACGTGCCCAAGCCGAAGCCTGCGACTGCATCTAAGCCCCCGCCAAAGGCCACCGAAGAGGATGCCATACGCGCAAAGATCCCCCCCGGCTACTCGCTCAAGAACTGGGATCCCACGGAAGCGCCGATTATCCTGCTTGGCAGTGTGTTCGATGCCAACTCTCTCGGCAAGTGGATCTACGACTGGACCGTCTTCCATCATGGCGCCTCAACCCCAATGGCCGACGTTGCGGGTGAACTCTGGCTATTGCTCATCAAACTTGCTGGCAAAATCAAGCGCGCAGCGGAGTGCGTGGACCGAATAAAGGACGCCGAATCTCAGGAAACAGTGGAGGACTTTTTGGAAAGTGGTAAGCGCCTCTGGAAGCGCTTTaagaagctgctgcagacgTGCGAGCAATTTATGTGGAAGGCCGCTAAGCGGGAGGACGGCAAGAGTGTGTCGATGGGCCGCAACGCCGGCTGTGAATTTGTCGAGTCTATCTTTGGTCGCGATCGTGAGTTGGAGAATACGGAGAAGCTGATGAACAGCATCCGTGTGTGGAATATGCGCTTCGATGCGAACTGCGATGACATTCTGCGAAAGCGAACTGCCTAA
- a CDS encoding uncharacterized protein (transcript_id=CADANIAT00007656), which yields MSSSSQSNVGRGAFYEAGDQRTAPQSEINQHERYEAGEKASHKNIDSKDQRTIANRLAAQSKEDDPSSHHNRDIQPEAELSKKDPLKPAKLHGNEPSKGAKIDKQLQEDDEQRLREKGIK from the exons ATGTCCTCCTCCAGCCAGTCGAATGTTGGCCGCGGCGCCTTCTACGAGGCCGGCGACCAGCGCACCGCTCCTCAGTCTGAGATCAACCAGCACGAGAGATATGAggccggcgagaaggccagCCACAAGAACATTGACTCCA AGGACCAACGTACTATCGCAAACAGACTCGCTGCTCAGAGTAAAGAGGACGACCCATCCTCGCATCATAACAGAGACATTCAGCCCGAGGCTGAGCTCAGCAAGAAGGACCCATTGAAACCG GCTAAACTTCATGGAAACGAGCCATCTAAGGGCGCTAAGATTGAtaagcagctgcaggaggatgatgagcagcgGCTACGCGAGAAGGGAATCAAATAA